A single region of the Musa acuminata AAA Group cultivar baxijiao chromosome BXJ1-11, Cavendish_Baxijiao_AAA, whole genome shotgun sequence genome encodes:
- the LOC135596422 gene encoding stigma-specific STIG1-like protein 2 gives MAMAMVTSHAFPMAAVDGDKHAPPWFGSYNPFRDRHRPRGFKTCDEVPGMCRGAWGSPGPDCCGRLCVNLRTDFFNCGRCGRRCRFGEMCCGGGCVNVFYDPNNCGFCGNRCKPGGFCRYGMCDYAS, from the coding sequence ATGGCCATGGCCATGGTCACGTCTCATGCGTTTCCCATGGCCGCCGTGGACGGGGACAAGCACGCGCCACCGTGGTTCGGAAGCTACAACCCTTTCCGCGACCGACACCGGCCGAGAGGGTTCAAGACGTGCGACGAGGTGCCGGGGATGTGCCGTGGGGCGTGGGGAAGCCCCGGGCCGGACTGCTGTGGGAGGCTGTGCGTGAACCTGAGAACGGACTTCTTCAACTGCGGGCGGTGCGGGAGGCGGTGCCGGTTCGGGGAGATGTGCTGCGGCGGCGGGTGCGTCAACGTGTTCTACGACCCCAACAACTGCGGCTTCTGCGGCAACCGGTGCAAACCCGGTGGGTTCTGCAGATACGGGATGTGCGACTACGCGTCGTAG